The segment GACATTGTCATAATGATACGGTCCAAGTTCAAACGAACGATCGACACCGCTAATGATTCCTGTTGTTACTGTATTTTGCAAGCCTAGTGGACTTCCTAAGGCGATCACTTCATCTGCAATTTCAGCGTTTCGTTCAGCCGCAAGTGGTAGCGGTTCTACCCCCTGTAAATCCGGTACACGCACAACCGCAACATCGGTGTCCGTACTGATGCCAATCACCGTTCCCTCATACTCCCGATCATCCGCCATTCGAACGGTTACTTTTTCGGTACCGGCGACGACATGGGCATTGGTCACGATATCGCCTTTATCATTATATAAAAAACCTGATCCCGCTGAACCAGTCGATCCAACCTCAATCATAACAACTAATTGTTGCGTGTTTTGAATCACCGCTTTTGGATCGAATGAGTTTTCTCCTTCACTTTCACCCACTATTTCCTCGTCCGCCATATACACCGATGTCACAGCAACTTGATTGGGAATGGAATCAGCTAAATAAAAATAACCACCAACACCAAGCGCCCAGATCAAAACTGTAACCAAAATACTTATTACCCATTTTGTATTCATGTTCCCCACCCTTTAATCAAGATACCAAGTGGCGTCCTCTATACTAATTTCCATATTTTCATAGACTCCATAAAATGTTCCCGAAAAATAGCCGACCTCACCTGGCTCTATATAATATGGATAGACGGAAACCAAAGAACCACCAAGATAGATTCCCTCATGATCATAGACAGAAGCATAAAGCTCGACAGAATAGATCGGTTTCGTGGCGGTATTTTTTATTTCGCCATGAAAGTAAAGATCGCCCCACTCATCAAGATTGGAATCCATAGACACCACTTCTACTGCATCGGTTCGATTTTTTAAATCCTCTTCGGCTGCGGCTATCATCGCCTGTTCGATCCGCTGCTGCTCTGCTTGTTGAAAGGCGATTTGGTCATGTTCTATTTTTTCTCTAAAATTAAGTAGCTTCTCACTATCGGCTGCATGTTGAAGCCCTTTTTCCACATGATTTGAAGCCCCTGAGAAATCATGCTGCTGTAAAAGAGCACTCGCTTGTTCATACGTCACATCAACAATTTTAGTAATGATCTGTTCCTTGATAAGCCCAGCACCCTCTGTTCCCACTGATGATACTTCCGATAATTTAGTTGCTAGCTGTTCATAG is part of the Desertibacillus haloalkaliphilus genome and harbors:
- a CDS encoding S1C family serine protease, with amino-acid sequence MNTKWVISILVTVLIWALGVGGYFYLADSIPNQVAVTSVYMADEEIVGESEGENSFDPKAVIQNTQQLVVMIEVGSTGSAGSGFLYNDKGDIVTNAHVVAGTEKVTVRMADDREYEGTVIGISTDTDVAVVRVPDLQGVEPLPLAAERNAEIADEVIALGSPLGLQNTVTTGIISGVDRSFELGPYHYDNVYQISAPIAPGNSGGPLVDLQTGEVLGINSAGMDQGTIGFSIPMSSVITMLEGWSASPLSSLPNVAGYMDYGYDHVSEIDLATYLIYYFYESINLNDYVTAYSLLGHNWQTGTSYDSFREGYLNTRFVTIDEMDAWEDGNYVSVVAVISAEESRDGVTVISKYKVTYQVGYENDQLKIISGTAEKI